The window ttaataaattatatattataatatattttatattaaatatataataatattttattaaatatattttaatatgtcttTAATCTTTATCGCATTGTCGCATACTCGCATTCGGACGCATCTCTCACTCTCTCGACTCTCACTGACTCACTCACCGACCGAGCAAAGAGCAGCGGCCAATGGATAATAATggagataattattatttatcatatttgtaattattttttattactactgCGTACACCGCGACGCCGCCGAAGCCGTATCGCACACACGGTCACGCATAGCAGTGGTGGTCAGTGGTCACGTACGAGTGTACGACGTATCACGTCGACGTCTGTTGTCAGTGGTCACGTACGACGTACTCACGTCGACTCCCTTGCTGTATACGCGTTAAGCGCACCGTCGCCATCGCCGAGGACGTACCGTCGTTGTTTGACACCGACAACGCTTCCGCCATATAGCATATGCCACCCACCACCCGTTACTCAGACAAGCAAAAGCGACGACGAGTCATCAGCAACACCACACGCCCGACGCAGCAATGGACGACATTAAGGTCGAGGTGCTCTTTGAGAACGGCGCCTATTACGAGGTGAGTTTGCATGGGGATTGTAAAGTGCTGACTGCCGCAATAGCGTCAGCCGGCGATTTCCCCGTAGAGTCGGCGGCATGCGACTGGGTCTCCAGTCTCCACTCAGACCCAATtcggacaaatatttttatccacTTTTACACTTTTCGAAAGTTCTCTTCCTTTTttgatgttatttaaaatttttagtgaaTTTTCACCGCCCCTCgatgaatattatacttaataatattagtattagccattaggtatgctcattaatttatcaaattaacatTATACTCTGTCTCAAAAGTCAAAGTAAAATACATCGGTTCAGTGTACTTTTTTCCACTCATTATATGGGAGGTGCCCGCCACCAGACGGAAATGGGTTGCAGCTCGGTGAGTATTACACTTTTGGACAGAGTatataaaaaacagttttaatcgatcatttagacatttttgttaCAGTCTTATGACTGTAAAAATGGGGAGgagatgtttttttatataagtttgaCAGGGTGTCAGAACTcggttaatatttaaacatagacttaattaaaattatattttaaacttcatGGTACTCAATTTGTATGCAGCTAAATAAATTAGTTGATTCAGCTCCATCATGTGGGGTACCTATCTACAGCATATGTCTATGAAGTTGGTCATGATTAACCAAGCACTGatgaaaatcgtttttaaaactTGGCTATTTACCTAGATTGTTTTCAAATTGTTAAATCTCAAGACTAATATAACACACTTAACATGATTGTGGCAAACTTGATTCGTTTTGATTTACTTAAAATTCTTTTAAAGATCTTTTATAAGTACAACTAAATTGTACCAATAGATTTATTTATCCATATTTTTTACCaaagattaattttattgacCCTAAATAAaggattataataaatgtaagtagCTACCTACTTGTAGTACACGTAACcacatagtacctatacttgcTAATCAGAATTTCATCTGGAATTTCATATTACAAGTAGGAAAGTAGGAAATTAGTaagaatttcatcaaaatagtACCTATGAAATGCCAAACATTTTTGCTACACACTTCATGATGAGTTCTGCACACTTTTTTCTCCTTCCACAGGTAATAACTGCCTTTGTGTGGTAAATACTTGCCGCCAGTCGTCaattagtatatactataatgttcTCTTTTGGAACGGAGtatatactgatatattatattttacctaacaTTTACCTGTTACCACTAAATTGGTTTAAGATCTGTAGattcttacaattttttatgtaggtacctatttaaaattattattaatttttgagaatgttaattaatttaatttatatattttagggcTTTGTTACGGGTGTAATGGAAAAAGAAGTTCTAGTTTCTTTCCCTAATAAGTGAGTAtctcttatttatattttattaaaatactttttttaagcattttaatcaaaattacaaGTAGTTAGGTACATAAACAATTAAGAacttatgtttgttttttaccatgaataattagtacctatttaaaaagtaaGATTACCCTTAAAATAATCATGTCTTATTAAGTcaggtttttattaaattatacagttacctatatcaaaataattttattagactttatacctactaatccaaatatctaatacctagagttgattttttttttaaatagcaactacaaaatatatatgtaataggcAGTCAGTAGTACTACAGTAGTAGTAAAATAGTAGTAATGGTACCTagttcaatttcaaaaatataaagatgtttgaatttgtatacaagtttactttgcatcggaagcatatttttaatatttatttaatatatttaatattaaaaattgacaaatttagaaaatgtaaaatatttattctcatCAAAATATTGCTACAATTGAAAAAGTACttcgaccgatgcaaagtaaacaTGTAAACCAATTCAAACatcttttagttttttaaattgaataactaGAAGTACcatattttttgtcattggCTTTGGTCGTTATTCCTATGTTCAACGTGtattagacaaagacagaaaatcactgCATCCAACAGccttaaatagtattttttaatttgtttgtttttcaatttaacaCTTCTTGATGGCTTCTGAATTGTTGAATTagattgataaacaaataaatacctaaataatacattttcaattttttcaaaattaatggaAAGGAGCTTAGCTAATATTAACTATCTTCGATAGATGTTCACAAAATTAGGCAGtccttgataattttaaaacattaaattattagtaccttgccaaatattaatgcatattttataatttttagttggtATCCTGAAACTCAATTCAACCATGAAAATGTTCGACTCCCCTTGTCAGATGACCAATGTAGTACAGAGTTTATTGTTAATCAAGAAATAGAAGTAAAATTGGTCAGAAAACCTCATTATGGATGGGTAAAGGCAGTGATAAAAATTATCAGTGGTAGCCCACCATCCCAGTTCGTTGTCCAATATTTCAACTCAACAGTTGTAGAAATAGTCTCTCCCGATAGAATAAGATGCAGTAACATAAATTCGCACATTAAtggaaatacattttacatgttTGATATTGATGTACCTGAGGATGTCAGAGAAACGTgagtataacaaaaaaaaaaaatataaatacatataatcaattttaatagttaaaattcaacagttttaaaaatattttgaataataaccaTGTTAAATCTTTTAGTGCTAAAACCAATGGAATACACAAAAACTATCAGAAAGCAATTGCCGCATCTCGAGTGTTCTATAATCCTGATAGATCCGTGTTGAGTGTTATATCTCGTTCACCATTGACCAGTGAAAGAGCATTGATGTTAGCCGACATGCACTTTAGAAACCTGaaccaaaatgttatggtgctTATGAAAACTGGAAAATTAGCCAAGCAACTGAAAAATTCCAAGCAACAGTTTAAATCATCGTCTTATACTGATGAATTTAATGTATGTGATAATCTCATTGGTTTGGCTATTGGTACTCGTGGCACAAATATCGAACGAGCTCGCAGGATTGACGGtattacaaatattgaattaGATCAAAACACtggtgtttttaaaatttatggaGAAGTAAGTTAGTTTTATTGTAGCTtagtaaaaatatctaataaccTTGTTTTTAGAATAAAGACGCTGTAATGAAAGCTCGAGGAATTTTAGAGTATAAAGAAGAATTTCTACAAGTTCCTAGACATTTCATGGGAAAAGTAATTGGTAAAAATAGTAGAAACATCCAAGATATTGTTGACAAGAGCAGAGtggtaagttaatttatttatgcatatattatttttaatattagtaatttgtcaaacacaatattttttgcatttaaaatgtGTCTCTTAATTAAGTATGTTATGTCTTTTTTAAATCCCtagcattatataatttttagatatttagttattgttattagcatttcaatttaaagagtttatatatatatttttttttattgtagattGAAGTAAAAATTGTAGGTGATGATGAGACACAACCCACCATTCCTCGCGAAGAGGGTCAAGTTCCTTTTATGTTTGTTGGCACGGTAGAAAGGATATCTAATGCTAAATTTTTGCTAGAATATCATTTAGAACAccttaaagtatttatttaatctttttatattggaatatattttaattaatcaaaaatttctatttttagaaACTTGAACCATTCAGTCAAGAAATAATTGGAATGAAGCAAGAATTATGTAGTAACTCACCATCCCAGTCTGTTGCCAAGTATTTCCACTCAACAGTTACAGAAATAGTCTCGCCTGATGAAATCAAACGCAGTGACAGTAATGGggatacaaattatacatttgacATTCCTGTACCTGAAGATGTTAGAGAATTGtatgtattacattaaaaaaaaaccgatgtAGGTATACACGCCCATATACGAATGGTAGCGTTGGAAATTGTTTATTGAtcgataaaatacaaatttaacatattatattaatgtatatttttatgtacagcaGTAATGTTGTTACTATATACCGTACAAATATGGTATTTGAAGGGAGGTAATTCAAAATGTGGTAttgccaaaaattaaaaagttcacaaattaagaaaaaattttaaattacatgtaTTAACAGTTTAAATAGGTTTATTCATAtactaaaactgaaaaaaaaaataattaaaagagtcaaaataaatgattttgaattacaacatagttttaataggtattttaaagaTGTTGATTATGTAAATCATTCTTTACTAAAggacacaatttatttaattctggGTTTAGTGTGCCATTGTTATCATAGTCTCAGTCATTTTGAATTGAGACAATAAGACTCACAGTTTATGAATTGaatgacaaatttttaaatatattttgttcatagaATAGAATTATTCAatcttaaacaatttttatgccAGATATGAATTACTcgtgtatttttcaaatgttatcaaTACCTCGTTTTGAATTATTACCATTCAGTTATTGTATACCAGTTTGTCTGGCAGTAAATGCAAACTACTGGAGCCAACCTCCTTGGTAGAgccatagaatataatttatataaacttgaGCACCAGCCACTCTATTTTCGTTTTCGTATTCCTCACTACACTAAACAACTTttagaaacaaatataatattattaaaataaatctaataattgttaattactcATTTAAGTATTTACTTTGGCTGTGTGTACTATCacacctatgtattttaaaatacatattaatacaattatatactgtTTCAATAgttgacctataataattttcaaaaataatatctaggtaataaaaaacatataaaataatataaatgatattaaatataatgtcgGATGAGA is drawn from Acyrthosiphon pisum isolate AL4f unplaced genomic scaffold, pea_aphid_22Mar2018_4r6ur Scaffold_2177;HRSCAF=2695, whole genome shotgun sequence and contains these coding sequences:
- the LOC100167792 gene encoding uncharacterized protein LOC100167792, giving the protein MDDIKVEVLFENGAYYEGFVTGVMEKEVLVSFPNNWYPETQFNHENVRLPLSDDQCSTEFIVNQEIEVKLVRKPHYGWVKAVIKIISGSPPSQFVVQYFNSTVVEIVSPDRIRCSNINSHINGNTFYMFDIDVPEDVRETAKTNGIHKNYQKAIAASRVFYNPDRSVLSVISRSPLTSERALMLADMHFRNLNQNVMVLMKTGKLAKQLKNSKQQFKSSSYTDEFNVCDNLIGLAIGTRGTNIERARRIDGITNIELDQNTGVFKIYGENKDAVMKARGILEYKEEFLQVPRHFMGKVIGKNSRNIQDIVDKSRVIEVKIVGDDETQPTIPREEGQVPFMFVGTVERISNAKFLLEYHLEHLKKLEPFSQEIIGMKQELCSNSPSQSVAKYFHSTVTEIVSPDEIKRSDSNGDTNYTFDIPVPEDVREFAKTNGIHKDFQKAIAASRVFYNPDRSVLSVISRSPLTSERALMLADMHFRNLNQNVMVLMKTGKLAKQLKNSKQQFKSSSYTDEFNVCNNLIGLAIGTRGTNIKRARRIDGITNIELDQNTGVFKIYGENKDAVMKARGILEFKEEFLQVPRHFMGKVIGKNSRNIQDIVDKSRVIEVKIVGDDETQPTIPREEGQVPFMFVGTVERISNAKFLLGHHLEHLKKLEPFSQEIIGMKQELCSNSPSQSVAKYFHSTVTEIVSPDEIKRSDSNGDTNYTFDIPVPEDVREFAKTNGIHKDFQKAIAASRVFYNPDRSVLSVISRSPLTSERALMLADMHFRNLNQNVMVLMKTGKLAKQLKNSKL